The stretch of DNA GCGGCCTTCTTCGGCTTCGGGGTCTTTGGCTTCTTGGCGGCAGTCTTGGAAGGCTTGGTTGCTTTCTGCTTGGGGGCAGCCTTCTTCACACCTCCTGCCTTCTTGGCGTCTTTGGCACCAGCAGCCTTAGCTTTCTTGGCCGCAGCAGGTTTTTTGGCTTTCTTATCGCCTGCTGGTTTTTTGGCCTTCTTCTCACCGGCTGGCTTCTTGGTTACCTTCTTCTTCTCTCCAGCGGCCTTTTTGGGTTTCTTCTCTCCGGCCTTCTTCGGTTTCTTCTCTCCGGCGGCTTTCTTGGCCTCAGCTTTCAGGTTGAACGAACCATAAGCTCCGGTTCTCTTGGTTTGGACCAACTTGCCCTTTTCGACGCCATTCTTCAGGGCCTTCTTTAGGAATGGGGCAAGCTTGGCGACATCGCATTTGTAGTTGGCAGCGATATACTTCTTAATGGCCTGCAGGGACGAA from Armigeres subalbatus isolate Guangzhou_Male unplaced genomic scaffold, GZ_Asu_2 Contig120, whole genome shotgun sequence encodes:
- the LOC134202377 gene encoding histone H1-like, with protein sequence MSEVAAETAAAAPAASPAKTKKPRAPKGEGKPKKPSTHPPVNDMVVAAIKTLKERNGSSLQAIKKYIAANYKCDVAKLAPFLKKALKNGVEKGKLVQTKRTGAYGSFNLKAEAKKAAGEKKPKKAGEKKPKKAAGEKKKVTKKPAGEKKAKKPAGDKKAKKPAAAKKAKAAGAKDAKKAGGVKKAAPKQKATKPSKTAAKKPKTPKPKKAAPAKKAAPKKAAAKK